A single genomic interval of Patescibacteria group bacterium harbors:
- the alr gene encoding alanine racemase, translating to MNRDNPLIWVEISQSALTHNFQIFRALVGSGVELAPMVKANAYGHGLRACSRIFRAAGAEYLAVNSIFEAEKIRATGDAGRIYIAGYTPLAELKNAVELDTEFVVFNFETLEKLAELDLPAQIHLKVETGTNRQGLQKQDIPRFLEKIKSLPKVELVGVAMHFADIEDTTSHDFARQQLAEFLALRQLIEAAGFPHLKFHAANSAATLLWDSTHFQICRTGIANYGMWPSEETFISLAENRQNKIVLRPALTWKTRIAQLKTIQAGDSVGYGRAFVAEKETKIAILPIGYFDGFARDYAEKGSVLIAGQRAKILGRVCMNIMMVDVSAIPAAKLEDEVVLLGKFGEEEITAEEIGVWGGTINYEVTTRIRENILRKVVD from the coding sequence ATGAATCGTGATAACCCTTTGATTTGGGTTGAAATCTCGCAGTCCGCGCTTACGCACAATTTCCAGATTTTTCGCGCGCTCGTCGGTTCGGGCGTGGAGCTGGCGCCGATGGTGAAGGCGAATGCTTACGGTCACGGGCTGAGAGCCTGCTCTCGGATTTTTCGCGCGGCAGGTGCGGAGTATCTCGCGGTGAATTCGATTTTCGAAGCGGAAAAAATTCGCGCCACGGGGGATGCGGGTCGGATTTACATCGCGGGTTATACGCCGCTGGCTGAATTAAAAAATGCCGTCGAGCTCGACACCGAGTTTGTCGTTTTCAATTTCGAGACGCTGGAAAAATTAGCTGAGCTTGATTTGCCGGCGCAGATTCATTTGAAAGTGGAAACCGGCACGAATCGCCAAGGCCTGCAGAAGCAGGACATTCCGCGCTTTCTTGAAAAAATTAAATCACTGCCCAAAGTCGAATTGGTCGGTGTCGCGATGCACTTCGCGGACATCGAGGATACGACGAGCCATGATTTCGCGCGGCAGCAGCTCGCGGAATTTCTCGCGCTGCGCCAGTTGATCGAGGCGGCAGGTTTTCCACATTTGAAATTCCACGCTGCGAATTCCGCCGCGACTTTGCTCTGGGATTCCACGCATTTCCAGATTTGTCGGACGGGGATTGCGAATTACGGCATGTGGCCGAGTGAGGAGACTTTCATTTCGCTCGCAGAGAATCGCCAAAATAAAATTGTTCTGCGACCGGCACTGACTTGGAAGACACGGATTGCTCAGCTCAAAACCATTCAGGCGGGGGATTCGGTCGGCTACGGTCGCGCCTTCGTCGCGGAAAAAGAAACTAAAATTGCAATTTTGCCCATCGGCTATTTCGACGGCTTCGCGCGTGATTACGCTGAAAAAGGCTCGGTTCTGATTGCCGGTCAGCGTGCCAAAATTCTCGGCCGTGTTTGCATGAATATCATGATGGTCGATGTTTCGGCGATTCCTGCTGCCAAGCTCGAGGACGAAGTGGTCTTGCTTGGCAAATTCGGCGAGGAAGAAATCACCGCCGAAGAAATCGGCGTGTGGGGAGGGACGATTAATTACGAAGTGACGACGCGGATTCGGGAAAACATTTTGCGAAAAGTCGTTGATTGA
- the dnaK gene encoding molecular chaperone DnaK — translation MSYIIGIDLGTTNSCMAVMQAGKPEVLENSEGNRTTPSVIALKDGNRLVGTPAKNQATINPENTIFSAKRFIGRQFDEVAKEISEMPFKVVKGAKGECEIVMGGKNHQPSEIAAMVLAKMKADAEAKLGVTITEAVITVPAYFNDSQRSATKDAGKIAGLDVKRIINEPTAAAIAYGLDKKLTKDQKIAVYDLGGGTFDVSILEIADVDGQKQFEVISTNGDTHLGGDDFDQKIIDFLVTEFKKSDGIDVREDKLALQRLKEAAEKAKKELSTATETEINLPFLTADANGPKHFNVKLSRAKLEALVSDLVERTAEPCKKAIADAKVSLSEIDAVILVGGQTRMPAVVAKVKELFGKDPLKDVNPDEAVAIGAAVQGGILRGDVKDVLLLDVTPLTLGIETLGGVRTPLIERNSTIPTSKSQVFSTAADNQPSVEIHVLQGEREMASDNKSLGRFILDGIPPAPRGVPQVEVTFDIDASGILAVSAHDKGTGKKQKITIQGSSGLTDAEIEKMRKEAELHAEEDKKKKEAASVVNDADALVYSTEKTLKEHESKISADDAKGIKEKLETLKSALGEKEVDREKTKVAMEELSKVSQAAFAKLYEQQATQSTDDVKVKDNNEPKKDGDETVEGEVVDEK, via the coding sequence ATGAGCTACATTATTGGCATTGACCTCGGAACGACGAATTCCTGCATGGCAGTGATGCAAGCCGGCAAGCCGGAAGTGCTGGAAAATTCCGAAGGCAATCGGACGACACCGTCAGTCATCGCGCTGAAAGACGGCAATCGTCTCGTCGGTACGCCGGCGAAAAACCAAGCGACCATCAATCCGGAGAATACGATTTTTTCCGCGAAACGATTCATCGGACGCCAATTCGACGAAGTCGCGAAAGAAATCAGTGAAATGCCTTTCAAGGTCGTGAAGGGCGCGAAGGGCGAATGCGAAATCGTAATGGGCGGCAAAAATCACCAACCGTCCGAAATCGCAGCGATGGTGTTGGCGAAAATGAAAGCGGACGCCGAAGCGAAACTCGGCGTGACCATCACCGAAGCGGTCATCACTGTCCCGGCTTATTTCAACGACTCACAACGCAGCGCGACGAAAGACGCGGGCAAAATCGCCGGACTCGATGTGAAGCGCATCATCAATGAACCGACGGCAGCCGCCATCGCCTACGGCTTGGACAAGAAACTGACCAAAGACCAGAAAATCGCGGTCTACGACTTGGGCGGCGGAACCTTCGATGTTTCGATTTTGGAAATCGCCGATGTCGATGGTCAGAAACAATTCGAAGTCATCTCGACGAATGGCGACACGCACCTCGGCGGCGACGATTTCGACCAAAAAATTATTGACTTCCTCGTCACGGAATTCAAGAAATCCGACGGCATCGATGTCCGCGAAGACAAGCTCGCGCTGCAACGCCTGAAAGAAGCGGCGGAAAAAGCGAAGAAGGAACTCTCGACCGCGACGGAGACGGAAATCAATTTGCCATTTTTGACTGCCGATGCGAATGGCCCGAAACATTTCAATGTGAAACTCTCGCGCGCGAAGCTCGAAGCGCTCGTCAGCGACCTCGTCGAACGCACGGCGGAACCTTGTAAAAAAGCGATTGCCGATGCGAAAGTCTCGCTGAGTGAAATCGACGCGGTGATCCTGGTCGGCGGACAGACGCGCATGCCGGCAGTCGTGGCGAAAGTGAAAGAACTCTTCGGCAAAGATCCGCTCAAAGATGTAAACCCGGACGAAGCGGTCGCCATCGGCGCAGCCGTCCAGGGCGGCATCCTCCGCGGCGATGTGAAAGATGTTTTACTGCTCGATGTCACTCCCCTCACTCTCGGAATTGAAACTTTGGGTGGTGTACGCACGCCCTTGATTGAAAGAAATTCAACAATTCCAACCAGCAAATCGCAGGTCTTTTCGACGGCAGCGGATAACCAGCCGAGTGTGGAGATTCATGTCCTCCAGGGCGAACGCGAAATGGCGAGCGACAACAAATCACTCGGCAGATTCATCCTCGATGGCATCCCGCCCGCCCCGCGCGGCGTCCCGCAAGTCGAAGTCACATTCGACATCGACGCGAGTGGCATCCTGGCTGTCTCGGCGCACGACAAAGGCACGGGCAAGAAACAGAAAATCACAATCCAAGGCTCGAGCGGCTTGACCGACGCGGAAATCGAAAAAATGCGCAAAGAAGCCGAGCTGCACGCGGAGGAAGACAAGAAGAAAAAAGAAGCCGCCTCGGTCGTGAATGACGCCGACGCGCTCGTCTATTCGACGGAAAAAACCCTGAAAGAACATGAGTCGAAAATCTCCGCCGACGATGCGAAAGGCATCAAGGAAAAACTCGAGACACTGAAATCCGCGCTCGGCGAAAAGGAAGTCGACCGCGAGAAAACCAAGGTCGCGATGGAAGAACTCTCGAAAGTCAGCCAAGCCGCGTTCGCGAAACTCTATGAGCAACAAGCCACCCAGTCAACCGACGATGTGAAAGTCAAAGACAACAATGAGCCGAAAAAAGATGGCGACGAGACGGTCGAGGGAGAGGTGGTGGATGAGAAATAA